A single genomic interval of Sceloporus undulatus isolate JIND9_A2432 ecotype Alabama chromosome 2, SceUnd_v1.1, whole genome shotgun sequence harbors:
- the LOC121923007 gene encoding zinc finger and SCAN domain-containing protein 2-like, with translation MHCRIYTGKKKYESMKGRKHLSQIGHLHTQQRTHIGEKPYNCMQCGKSFSQKAHLHSHQRTHTGEKPYECMDCGKTFSHNGNLQSHQRIHTGEKPYKCIDCGKTFSHSQYLYSHQRIHTGEKPYKCMECGKSFTQSSSLHSHQKCHTGEKLYECMECGKTFSHVSNLRAHQRTHTGEKPYKCMECGKTFSQNAHLWTHKRTHTGEKPYKCMECGKSFNQKGSLHSHQRTHTGEKPNKCLECGRTFSHRQTLRSHQRTHTGEKPYQCMQCGKCFTWSGSLHSHQNFHAGEKRYKCVECGKSFINSGNLRSHQRTHTGEKPHKCIQCGKSFSHSLTLRLHQRTHTGEKPYQCMQCGKSFRQNAHLNSHQRTHTRKKAYKCMECGKSFIQHGCLHSHQRIHTEEKP, from the coding sequence ATGCATTGCAGAATCTacacaggaaagaaaaaatatgagAGCATGAAAGGTAGAAAGCACTTGAGTCAGATTGGACATCTTCATACACAGCAAAGAACCCACataggggagaaaccatataactGCAtgcagtgtggaaagagcttcagtcagaaggcacatctacattcacatcaaagaacccacacaggggaaaaacctTATGAATGCATGGATTGTGGGAAGACATTCAGTCACAATGGAAATCTACAgtcacatcaaagaatccacacaggggagaagccatataagTGCATAGACTGTGGAAAGACCTTCTCTCATAGTCAATATTTATattcacatcaaagaatccacacaggggagaaaccatataaatgcatggaatgtggaaagagcttcactcAGAGTTCAAGTCTACATTCACATCAAAAATGCCACACGGGGGAGAAACTGTATGaatgtatggaatgtggaaagacttTCAGTCACGTGTCAAATCTACGTGCGCatcagagaacccacacaggagagaaaccatacaaatgcatggaatgtggaaaaaccttCAGTCAGAATGCACATCTATGGACACataaaagaacccacacaggggagaaaccatataaatgcatggaatgtggaaagagctttaatCAGAAGGGAAGTCTACactcacatcaaagaacccacacaggggagaaaccaaaCAAATGCTTAGAATGTGGAAGGACCTTCTCTCATAGGCAAACTttacgttcacatcaaagaacccacacaggggagaagccgtATCAGTGCatgcagtgtggaaaatgcttcacTTGGAGTGGAAGTCTACACTCACATCAAAATTTCCACGCAGGGGAAAAACGATATAAATgtgtggaatgtggaaagagcttcattaACAGTGGAAATCTtcgttcacatcaaagaactcacacaggggagaaaccacataaatgcatACAATGTGGAAAGTCCTTCTCTCATAGTCTAACCTTACGTTTACatcagagaacccacacaggagagaaaccatatcagTGCATGCAATGTGGAAAAAGCTTCCGtcaaaatgcacatttaaattcacatcaaagaacccacacaagaaagaaagcatataaatgcatggaatgtggaaagagcttcattcAGCATGGATGTttacattcacatcaaagaataCACACAGAGGAAAAGCCATAG